A window of Candidatus Omnitrophota bacterium contains these coding sequences:
- the lexA gene encoding transcriptional repressor LexA yields the protein MKNENCLTKKQLEAIRHIRNWLMHKGYAPSIRELMADLSYKSPRSVQDILEQLQEKGVIKKFKNGDYQLIRDLDFGSMHAQTTNIPIVGTVACGTPILAEENIEGFIPVSTALAKPGSKYYLLHAQGDSMDKAGINDGDLVLVRQQSTANEGDRVVALINEEATIKEFHRTQNMIILRPKSSNEGHKPIILTDDFQIQGVVIAVIPKESHKE from the coding sequence ATGAAGAACGAGAATTGCTTAACAAAGAAACAGTTAGAGGCTATTCGTCATATTAGAAACTGGCTTATGCACAAGGGATATGCTCCATCCATAAGGGAGTTAATGGCTGATTTAAGTTACAAATCTCCGCGATCAGTACAGGATATACTTGAGCAGCTTCAAGAAAAGGGTGTCATAAAGAAATTTAAAAATGGGGATTACCAGCTTATTAGAGATTTGGATTTCGGTTCGATGCATGCCCAAACTACGAACATCCCAATAGTTGGAACCGTAGCCTGCGGCACGCCAATATTGGCAGAAGAAAATATAGAAGGATTTATTCCTGTATCCACTGCACTTGCAAAGCCAGGGTCAAAATATTATCTATTACATGCCCAGGGAGATTCTATGGATAAAGCAGGGATTAACGATGGGGATCTTGTTTTGGTTAGACAACAGTCAACAGCCAATGAAGGAGATAGGGTCGTAGCATTGATTAATGAGGAAGCGACCATTAAAGAATTTCACCGTACGCAAAATATGATTATTTTAAGACCAAAATCTTCTAATGAAGGACACAAACCGATTATTTTAACTGATGATTTTCAAATTCAAGGTGTTGTTATAGCAGTTATACCCAAAGAGAGCCATAAAGAATAG
- a CDS encoding DNA cytosine methyltransferase: protein MSQAKMAGLMGLQQYILSQWELGTKTPTKAEGENIKNFFSKFDVEYKKGKISFKKRYVKHQYKLSAQTSNGRNGRRKEAEARDHKDGVGEIAGDLFPKERAVIALFSGIGGLALGFKQAGFSILGFAEKEKSARDMFKANFPEAINLGNDVKDITNDKLLHWHEQIKALDGIVGGPPCQGFSLAGKRDVYDPRNQLYNEFARISSILKPKFVVLENVRTLLSMMTPSGGFVKDDMVEKFDKAGYKCLYQEINAQNYGVPQSRERVLFVGIRKDINIVPAFPVPTHGKNQNMLPGIGLKPYKTFRDATKDLECLESGEESKNDRWHFAIAHPDHVIKWLKNVPEGMSAHDNTNPALRPPSGYNTTYKRIKWNEPCSTIGTNFSMISGCRNVHPSSTRSLTIREAARCQTFPDNFIFLGNYGDVRKGIGNAVPPLLAKTIAEYLLKKFY, encoded by the coding sequence TTGAGTCAGGCTAAGATGGCAGGCTTAATGGGACTTCAGCAATATATTCTTTCTCAGTGGGAATTGGGTACAAAAACTCCAACAAAAGCAGAGGGAGAGAATATAAAAAACTTTTTTAGCAAATTTGACGTAGAGTATAAAAAAGGGAAAATCTCTTTTAAAAAACGATATGTTAAGCATCAGTATAAGCTTTCTGCACAAACATCAAATGGTCGCAACGGACGAAGAAAAGAAGCAGAGGCGCGCGACCACAAAGATGGTGTTGGCGAAATTGCGGGTGACCTATTCCCGAAAGAAAGAGCTGTTATTGCACTTTTCTCTGGTATAGGAGGTTTGGCACTTGGCTTCAAACAAGCCGGGTTTAGCATATTGGGATTTGCGGAAAAAGAAAAATCCGCAAGAGATATGTTTAAAGCTAATTTTCCAGAGGCAATAAATCTTGGGAATGACGTTAAAGATATAACGAATGATAAGTTATTACATTGGCATGAACAAATTAAAGCATTAGATGGGATAGTCGGAGGGCCGCCATGCCAAGGCTTCAGCCTTGCTGGTAAGCGAGACGTGTATGATCCACGAAATCAACTTTATAACGAATTTGCTAGAATTTCATCTATTTTAAAACCAAAGTTTGTTGTTTTAGAAAATGTCAGAACGCTATTGTCTATGATGACCCCAAGCGGAGGTTTTGTTAAAGATGATATGGTTGAAAAATTTGACAAAGCCGGGTATAAATGTTTATATCAAGAAATTAATGCTCAAAATTATGGGGTACCACAATCGCGGGAACGAGTTTTATTTGTTGGGATTAGAAAAGATATCAACATCGTGCCAGCTTTCCCTGTACCTACTCACGGCAAGAACCAGAATATGCTGCCCGGAATTGGATTAAAGCCGTATAAAACATTTAGAGATGCTACTAAAGACTTGGAATGTCTTGAATCGGGCGAAGAATCTAAAAATGATCGGTGGCATTTTGCAATTGCTCATCCAGATCATGTAATAAAATGGTTAAAAAATGTTCCTGAAGGAATGAGCGCGCACGATAATACAAACCCAGCCCTGAGACCGCCGAGCGGCTACAATACGACTTACAAGCGAATAAAATGGAATGAGCCTTGCTCAACTATTGGTACGAATTTCAGCATGATTTCTGGATGTCGAAACGTGCATCCTTCCAGCACAAGATCATTGACGATTAGAGAGGCCGCTAGATGTCAAACATTTCCAGACAATTTTATATTTCTTGGTAATTATGGAGATGTCAGGAAGGGGATAGGTAATGCAGTGCCGCCGTTACTTGCTAAGACAATAGCAGAGTATCTATTGAAGAAGTTTTATTAA
- a CDS encoding very short patch repair endonuclease, giving the protein MKTDKATSFRMKKVGQKNTSIEKEVRMVLRGQGIKYSLRTNQLPGKPDIIIPKNKVAIFVHGCFWHGHKHCRKGRLKPIRNAVFWNDKISKNRIRDKIVQEELEKRKWKVVILWECQIKKILQKCQTQFLRKIK; this is encoded by the coding sequence ATGAAAACAGACAAAGCTACTTCTTTTAGAATGAAAAAAGTCGGCCAGAAAAATACTTCAATTGAAAAAGAAGTAAGAATGGTATTAAGGGGGCAAGGAATAAAATATAGCCTGAGAACAAATCAACTACCGGGAAAGCCGGATATAATCATACCAAAGAATAAAGTAGCCATTTTTGTCCACGGTTGTTTTTGGCATGGGCATAAACATTGCAGGAAGGGAAGACTGAAACCAATTAGAAATGCAGTCTTTTGGAATGATAAAATTAGCAAGAATAGAATAAGAGATAAAATTGTACAAGAAGAGCTAGAAAAGCGAAAATGGAAGGTTGTAATTTTATGGGAATGTCAGATAAAAAAGATCTTACAAAAATGTCAAACACAATTTCTAAGAAAAATAAAATAG
- a CDS encoding SIR2 family protein: MRVFILGAGATKAGFDQEGIPPPVDKDFFDIAHLIKGRGTQELARRVLKQVWDLYKKTSEVSLEYYFRDIEAREGICAVSKSIGQPFKWSMRLGDLTELIRRVYIQTTCKLKNNHLHSVQSKCHVKLLDNLKKGDVIITFNYDLVIEESFNKKNHNIWNPKFGYGVSGIGGLSGRWVKKWLGTTQTPDDFPECKVMLLKMHGSLNWLIHKYNKRIALKDRPLHVEKSRSGHPRPERISILPPGIAKDIADEPYSSIWSLARSSLEKCEALIIVGYSLPETDFMAHSLLNEVVRSRLSKKKPLYLDELYLVDPSREVLDKFIKLLTPILGPQGKLYKYDKFSEYCSKVRLG, from the coding sequence ATGCGCGTATTTATTTTAGGTGCTGGCGCAACCAAGGCGGGTTTCGATCAAGAAGGAATCCCTCCACCCGTAGACAAAGATTTTTTTGATATAGCCCATCTTATTAAAGGCAGAGGCACTCAGGAGTTAGCACGTAGAGTTCTTAAACAAGTTTGGGATTTATATAAAAAAACATCTGAAGTAAGTTTAGAATATTATTTTAGAGATATTGAGGCTCGAGAAGGTATTTGTGCTGTATCAAAATCTATTGGGCAACCATTCAAATGGTCAATGCGACTAGGAGATTTAACGGAATTGATTCGTAGGGTTTACATCCAAACAACCTGTAAACTTAAGAATAATCATTTACATTCAGTGCAGAGTAAATGTCATGTAAAACTTTTGGATAATTTAAAAAAAGGCGATGTTATCATAACATTCAATTATGATTTAGTTATCGAAGAATCTTTTAATAAGAAAAATCATAATATCTGGAATCCTAAATTCGGTTATGGAGTTAGCGGAATTGGAGGCCTATCTGGTCGGTGGGTAAAGAAATGGCTTGGTACTACGCAAACCCCAGATGATTTTCCCGAATGTAAAGTAATGCTACTGAAAATGCATGGAAGTTTAAATTGGCTTATTCATAAATATAACAAAAGAATAGCGTTAAAAGATCGTCCGTTACATGTTGAAAAATCACGAAGTGGGCATCCGAGGCCAGAGAGAATCTCAATACTTCCACCTGGGATTGCGAAAGATATCGCAGATGAGCCATATTCATCAATATGGTCTTTAGCAAGAAGTTCATTAGAAAAGTGTGAGGCTCTAATAATAGTTGGGTATTCATTGCCAGAGACTGATTTTATGGCTCACTCATTATTAAATGAAGTTGTTCGGTCTCGTCTTTCTAAGAAAAAGCCACTATATTTAGATGAATTGTATTTGGTAGATCCTAGCAGGGAAGTCTTAGATAAGTTTATTAAATTATTAACGCCAATTTTAGGACCACAAGGAAAATTGTATAAATATGATAAGTTTTCAGAATATTGCTCAAAAGTTAGACTAGGCTAA
- a CDS encoding class I SAM-dependent methyltransferase encodes MKQWYESLFENYANKYDKEVYVRGTIGECDFIEREIAHDKSLRIIDIGCGTGRHAIELTKRGYKVTGVDLSENQIKRAREKAQEAGVSTDFQTQDARNLPFDGEFDLAIMLCEGGFSLMETDEMNFEILKSATKALKSKGNLIFTALNGLFPLFHSVSEFYKSAQKEGQSQCKECSFDLMTFRDHNTVVFEDDSGNKRELKCNERYYVPSEITWLLKTLGYKKIDIFGAKLGVFSRKDRLTPEDFEMLVVAEK; translated from the coding sequence ATGAAACAATGGTACGAGTCATTATTTGAGAATTACGCGAATAAATATGATAAAGAGGTTTATGTGCGAGGGACGATAGGTGAATGTGATTTCATCGAACGCGAAATAGCGCATGATAAATCCTTAAGAATTATTGATATCGGCTGCGGCACTGGCCGCCACGCTATTGAGCTTACGAAAAGAGGGTATAAGGTGACCGGTGTTGATCTTTCCGAGAATCAGATCAAAAGGGCAAGGGAAAAGGCGCAAGAGGCAGGGGTGAGCACCGACTTCCAAACACAAGATGCCCGAAATCTTCCGTTTGACGGTGAATTTGATCTGGCAATTATGCTATGCGAAGGCGGGTTTTCTCTTATGGAAACGGATGAGATGAATTTTGAGATCCTCAAGAGCGCGACAAAAGCGCTTAAAAGTAAAGGCAATCTCATTTTCACCGCATTAAACGGATTGTTCCCGCTGTTTCATTCGGTCAGTGAATTCTATAAGTCGGCGCAGAAAGAAGGCCAGTCCCAGTGTAAAGAGTGCTCCTTTGATCTGATGACCTTCCGTGATCATAACACTGTTGTTTTTGAAGATGATTCCGGCAATAAAAGGGAGCTTAAGTGTAACGAACGTTATTACGTGCCCAGCGAGATAACGTGGCTTTTAAAGACGCTTGGGTATAAGAAAATAGATATTTTTGGAGCGAAACTGGGGGTTTTCTCAAGGAAGGATAGATTGACTCCGGAAGATTTTGAAATGCTTGTCGTCGCGGAAAAATGA
- a CDS encoding potassium/proton antiporter produces the protein MIPIDTILLWVAVLIFVSVVSSKLSDRFAIPVLLLFLGIGMLAGSEGIGKIYFDNAQLAKSIGVVALIFIIFSGGFDTNWKDTRSVAGPGIMLSTLGVLMTALITGCFAVYILKFSFLEGMLLGSIVSSTDAAAVFTILRSKRIGLKKPLKPLLEFESGSNDPMAVFLTISFISLLTVKDMGIAALIPRFMLDMGMGALVGYLMARFIVFLINRLKLGHEGLYPVIMISLVLLTYVIAVFLKGNGFLAVYLAGLVLGQAEFPNKRMIMRFHDGLAWLMQIAMFVTLGLLVFPPRIVPLMGAGLLLTLLLMAVARPVSVLLCLSPFKMNIRKKVMVAWVGLRGSVPIILATFPFMAGIPQADTIFHIVFFVVFASVLIQGTSIPAVSKILKVATPPDAKKKYPIEFEHSDAIDASLVDMIVPYDSDIVGKTIAAINIPAKALVVLISREDKFIVPNGSTVLEGGDVLLVLANDEDLRALQGILSDLSSPRDE, from the coding sequence ATGATACCAATTGATACTATTTTATTATGGGTGGCGGTATTGATCTTCGTGAGCGTTGTCTCAAGTAAGCTCTCGGACCGCTTCGCCATACCTGTTTTATTGCTGTTTTTAGGGATCGGTATGCTTGCCGGCTCAGAAGGGATAGGCAAGATCTATTTTGACAACGCGCAGTTGGCGAAATCCATCGGCGTTGTCGCCCTTATTTTTATCATCTTCTCCGGAGGTTTTGATACTAATTGGAAGGACACAAGATCAGTTGCCGGGCCGGGGATCATGCTTTCCACGCTCGGGGTCTTAATGACCGCGCTCATAACAGGGTGTTTTGCCGTTTATATTTTAAAGTTCTCTTTTCTGGAAGGGATGCTTCTGGGTTCTATCGTTTCTTCTACCGATGCCGCCGCGGTATTCACGATCTTAAGGTCGAAACGGATAGGATTAAAAAAGCCCTTGAAGCCGCTGCTTGAGTTTGAATCCGGCAGCAATGACCCGATGGCTGTTTTTTTGACTATAAGTTTTATCAGCCTTCTGACGGTAAAAGACATGGGCATCGCCGCGTTGATCCCCAGATTCATGCTGGATATGGGCATGGGCGCGCTCGTAGGATATTTAATGGCGAGGTTTATCGTGTTCCTCATTAACCGCCTGAAGCTGGGGCATGAAGGGCTTTATCCGGTGATAATGATCTCGCTCGTCCTGTTAACGTACGTGATCGCTGTCTTTCTGAAAGGCAATGGATTCCTCGCGGTATATCTGGCGGGCCTGGTATTGGGGCAGGCGGAGTTCCCGAATAAAAGAATGATCATGAGGTTCCACGACGGTTTAGCGTGGCTTATGCAGATCGCCATGTTCGTGACGCTGGGCCTGTTGGTTTTTCCCCCGCGCATTGTTCCGTTAATGGGGGCGGGATTATTGCTTACGCTTCTTCTTATGGCGGTCGCCCGCCCGGTCAGCGTATTGCTCTGCCTGTCGCCGTTTAAAATGAATATACGCAAAAAAGTCATGGTCGCCTGGGTCGGCCTCAGGGGGTCGGTCCCGATCATCCTGGCGACATTCCCTTTCATGGCCGGCATTCCGCAGGCGGATACCATCTTTCATATTGTGTTCTTTGTCGTTTTCGCGTCGGTCCTTATTCAAGGGACATCCATTCCGGCTGTATCAAAGATCCTCAAGGTTGCCACCCCGCCCGACGCGAAGAAGAAATATCCTATTGAATTTGAGCATTCAGACGCCATCGATGCCTCGCTTGTAGATATGATCGTGCCGTATGATTCGGATATCGTTGGAAAGACCATCGCCGCGATCAATATCCCTGCCAAGGCCCTGGTCGTCCTCATTTCGCGCGAAGATAAGTTTATCGTGCCGAATGGCTCTACGGTATTAGAGGGGGGCGACGTCTTATTGGTGCTCGCCAATGACGAGGACCTCAGGGCATTACAAGGAATATTGTCAGACCTTAGCAGCCCGCGAGATGAATAA
- a CDS encoding FAD:protein FMN transferase, producing MNSLYCLLFALLLAGCRNDHLYREVRVAMGTFVEITSAHKEAADIAFKEIKRVEALLSKYDPESEVSRLNRSGALEASPETFFLVKRSKEFWQASGGAFDITVAPLVDLWGFTDKKYKVPAKKDIEDTLKLVGSDKIILREEGNTITFKAAGMKVDLGAIAKGYALDRAKEKLKEAGIKSCLLNAGGQIYALGNRSGRPWKIAVRSPRANKPAGYLELEDESASTSGDYEQFFLKDNARYAHIIDPKTGYPADSGIISVTVAAADGLTADALSTAIFISGKEKGGELIKGFPGAEIKTLN from the coding sequence ATGAATAGCCTGTACTGTCTGCTGTTCGCCTTACTGTTGGCCGGCTGCCGGAATGATCATCTCTACAGAGAGGTTCGCGTTGCCATGGGGACATTTGTGGAGATAACCTCCGCGCATAAAGAAGCGGCGGACATCGCCTTTAAAGAGATAAAAAGGGTGGAAGCCCTGTTAAGTAAATATGACCCGGAAAGCGAGGTCTCCAGGTTGAATAGATCCGGCGCGTTAGAGGCAAGCCCGGAGACATTTTTTCTGGTAAAGAGATCAAAGGAATTCTGGCAGGCAAGCGGCGGGGCGTTTGATATTACCGTTGCCCCTTTGGTGGACCTTTGGGGGTTTACGGACAAAAAATATAAAGTACCCGCGAAGAAAGATATTGAAGATACGCTTAAACTTGTCGGCTCAGATAAAATTATTTTGCGGGAGGAAGGCAATACCATAACATTTAAAGCTGCCGGAATGAAGGTGGACCTGGGGGCGATAGCCAAGGGTTATGCCCTTGATCGCGCGAAGGAGAAGTTAAAAGAGGCGGGGATAAAAAGCTGCCTGCTAAATGCCGGCGGGCAGATATACGCTTTGGGAAACAGGTCCGGCAGGCCTTGGAAGATAGCCGTCAGGAGCCCCCGCGCGAATAAGCCCGCGGGCTATTTGGAGCTGGAGGATGAGTCGGCTTCCACCTCCGGAGATTACGAACAATTCTTTCTTAAAGATAACGCGCGTTACGCGCATATTATCGATCCCAAGACGGGTTATCCCGCTGATTCGGGCATAATCTCTGTGACAGTGGCCGCTGCCGATGGTTTGACCGCGGATGCCCTTTCCACGGCGATCTTTATTTCAGGCAAAGAGAAAGGCGGGGAGTTAATTAAGGGATTTCCCGGAGCAGAAATAAAAACATTAAATTAA
- a CDS encoding ABC transporter permease: protein MIELKNISKTYQMGKVQVRALNDVSLKISAGEFVAIMGPSGSGKSTLMHIAGLLDRPDTGEYRLCGRPVTALSDEQLAVMRNRFAGFIFQQFHLLPRVSALENAELPLIYAGKKNLKEKAKEKIVEVGLEDRMFHHPNELSGGQQQRVAIARALVNDPLVILADEPTGNLDSKSREEILSMLEGLNKKGKTIIIVTHENEIAERAKRIIFMRDGRVISDKRNEAAPVPAAVEDAEDICASIPSPHHKVGRAEFGDFLRQAVFAMLSHKVRSFLSILGILIGVAAVIAMLALGQGAKESIEQQLVSLGSNLLVVRPGSSRLHGVALESGTVTRFTFQDAEEIKKLGSAVNRVSSSVSGRGQLVYEDKNWNTQIEGVDVDYAEMRASVPAAGRFFGEHDIKMREKTAILGTTVARELFGDSNPVGETIKINLINFRVIGVLPSKGAAGFRDQDDIVLLPVTTAMYRLLGKDYIDTIYVEAETAQDLEPLTEAISRLIRQQHRLNKNEEDSFQIRNMADIRSTLESTTKTMSMLLGAIAAISLLVGGIGIMNIMLVSVTERTREIGLRKALGANNHDIMTQFLIEAVLMSFLGGIGGIALGTGISALITSFAGWAVRISAFSVTLATTFSLMVGVIFGIWPAKQASKLDPIEALRYE from the coding sequence ATGATCGAATTAAAGAATATTTCCAAGACCTATCAGATGGGCAAGGTCCAGGTAAGGGCCCTTAATGATGTCTCCTTAAAGATCTCAGCCGGAGAATTTGTGGCAATTATGGGGCCGTCCGGATCAGGAAAGTCAACTTTGATGCACATAGCCGGGCTGCTTGACAGGCCTGATACCGGCGAGTATCGTTTATGCGGCCGGCCGGTCACGGCATTATCGGATGAGCAGCTGGCTGTTATGAGAAACAGGTTCGCCGGCTTTATCTTTCAGCAGTTCCATCTGCTGCCGCGCGTAAGCGCGCTGGAGAACGCGGAACTGCCGCTTATTTATGCCGGCAAGAAAAATCTCAAAGAGAAGGCAAAAGAGAAGATCGTAGAGGTGGGGTTAGAGGACCGTATGTTCCATCACCCCAATGAGCTCTCAGGCGGCCAGCAGCAGCGTGTTGCCATAGCGCGGGCGTTAGTCAACGACCCCCTGGTCATCCTCGCGGATGAGCCGACCGGCAACCTTGATTCTAAAAGCAGGGAAGAGATCCTTTCAATGCTGGAGGGCCTGAATAAAAAAGGCAAGACCATTATAATAGTGACTCATGAAAACGAGATAGCGGAGCGCGCGAAACGGATCATTTTTATGCGCGACGGACGGGTCATTTCCGACAAACGTAATGAAGCCGCCCCCGTCCCCGCGGCCGTTGAAGACGCGGAGGATATATGCGCCTCTATCCCGAGCCCGCATCACAAAGTCGGCAGGGCGGAATTTGGAGATTTCCTGCGTCAGGCGGTATTCGCCATGCTCTCGCATAAAGTCCGCTCTTTTCTTTCGATCCTGGGTATATTGATCGGCGTCGCGGCCGTTATCGCCATGCTTGCCCTGGGACAGGGCGCGAAGGAGTCGATAGAACAACAGCTGGTGTCGCTTGGCTCAAACCTGCTGGTTGTCCGGCCGGGTTCTTCCCGGCTTCACGGAGTTGCCCTTGAGTCGGGCACGGTTACGCGTTTTACTTTTCAGGACGCCGAAGAGATAAAAAAACTTGGCAGCGCGGTAAACAGGGTAAGTTCTTCGGTATCCGGGCGCGGCCAGCTGGTTTACGAAGACAAAAACTGGAATACGCAGATCGAAGGCGTGGATGTGGATTACGCCGAAATGCGCGCCTCAGTGCCGGCCGCGGGGAGATTTTTCGGCGAACATGATATCAAGATGAGGGAGAAAACGGCTATTTTAGGCACGACCGTGGCACGGGAACTTTTCGGGGATTCCAATCCCGTGGGAGAGACCATAAAGATCAATCTCATTAATTTCAGGGTGATCGGGGTTCTACCCTCCAAAGGAGCGGCTGGTTTTCGCGACCAGGATGACATTGTCCTTTTACCGGTTACAACCGCCATGTACAGGCTGCTGGGCAAAGATTATATAGATACCATTTACGTGGAGGCAGAGACAGCGCAAGACCTGGAGCCGCTCACTGAAGCGATAAGCCGGCTCATCAGGCAGCAGCACCGCCTTAATAAAAACGAAGAGGATTCTTTCCAGATCAGGAATATGGCCGATATCAGGAGCACGCTGGAATCTACCACAAAGACAATGTCCATGTTATTAGGCGCTATCGCGGCGATCTCTCTTCTGGTCGGCGGAATAGGGATCATGAACATCATGCTTGTCTCTGTGACGGAACGGACGCGCGAGATAGGTTTACGCAAGGCCCTGGGGGCGAACAACCATGATATTATGACGCAGTTCCTTATTGAGGCGGTATTGATGTCTTTTCTGGGAGGGATAGGAGGCATCGCGCTGGGAACGGGCATATCGGCGTTGATAACTTCTTTCGCGGGTTGGGCAGTAAGGATCTCGGCGTTTTCAGTGACACTGGCGACGACCTTTTCGCTGATGGTGGGCGTGATATTTGGTATCTGGCCGGCTAAACAGGCCTCTAAACTTGACCCGATCGAGGCCTTAAGATATGAATAG
- a CDS encoding efflux RND transporter periplasmic adaptor subunit, with protein sequence MFNKKMISAVLILIAAASLFYYKFKRSQPDGEVIKEIKPAIGAIQNVISTTGTVLPRNRLEVRPSVNGRIDEVLVEEGERIKAGQTLAWMSSTERAALLDSARGQNQEALEYWKDVYKPIPLIAPIDGEVIVAKTQPGQTVTTSDPIIVLSDRLIVRAQVDETDIGKIKPGQIAEIALDAYQDAEIKAAVSHIYYESKTVNNVTIYEVDLLPEEAPEFFRSGMNAAIDFIVESKESALLLPAEAVIKEKGLSYVLVREPGNGAAMRRAVETGISDGRNVEVVSGISADDTVISEAKKYALPVNNSVGTNPFLPPGRQRKR encoded by the coding sequence ATGTTCAATAAAAAAATGATATCCGCAGTCCTGATCTTGATAGCCGCGGCATCCCTGTTTTATTATAAATTTAAACGTTCCCAGCCGGATGGCGAAGTGATCAAAGAGATAAAGCCGGCGATCGGGGCTATCCAGAATGTCATCTCTACCACCGGAACGGTTTTGCCCAGGAACAGGCTTGAGGTACGGCCTTCTGTTAACGGCAGGATAGATGAGGTCCTCGTTGAGGAGGGCGAACGAATAAAGGCGGGACAGACACTGGCGTGGATGAGTTCAACGGAAAGGGCGGCCCTGCTTGATTCAGCCCGCGGCCAAAACCAGGAGGCGCTGGAATACTGGAAAGACGTATATAAGCCGATCCCTCTGATCGCCCCTATTGACGGAGAGGTCATCGTAGCGAAAACCCAGCCCGGGCAGACCGTGACTACCAGCGACCCCATTATTGTCTTATCCGACCGCTTGATCGTAAGGGCGCAGGTTGATGAGACGGATATCGGCAAGATAAAGCCGGGGCAGATCGCGGAGATAGCGCTTGACGCTTATCAGGACGCGGAAATAAAAGCCGCGGTAAGCCATATCTACTATGAATCAAAGACCGTTAATAACGTTACCATATACGAAGTGGACCTTTTACCCGAAGAGGCGCCTGAGTTCTTCCGTTCGGGAATGAACGCGGCGATCGATTTTATAGTAGAGAGCAAAGAAAGCGCCCTGCTGCTTCCGGCTGAAGCGGTAATAAAAGAGAAAGGGCTGTCGTATGTGCTGGTAAGGGAGCCCGGGAACGGCGCCGCGATGAGGCGGGCGGTCGAAACGGGCATTTCCGACGGCAGGAATGTTGAGGTTGTCTCCGGCATAAGCGCGGACGACACGGTTATTTCAGAGGCAAAAAAATACGCGCTTCCCGTAAATAACAGCGTAGGAACCAACCCTTTTCTGCCGCCCGGCCGCCAAAGAAAAAGATAA